Proteins from a genomic interval of Streptococcus oralis:
- a CDS encoding Imm51 family immunity protein produces MIDYKMVNKKISPFKFLVHDEETQSVRGSLIYYPDGEYRQEVFDTREDEGFEGNGYDWASLALIFLEEKMPELSESIDFDPEGSMFCAYSSNIDALATFALGFKEFCDDSESMIDLFSRAELD; encoded by the coding sequence ATGATAGATTACAAAATGGTAAATAAAAAAATTTCACCTTTTAAATTTTTAGTCCATGATGAAGAGACACAAAGTGTTCGAGGGTCGCTCATTTATTATCCTGATGGAGAATACAGACAGGAAGTATTCGACACTCGGGAAGATGAGGGATTCGAAGGAAATGGATACGATTGGGCATCTCTTGCTTTGATATTTTTAGAGGAAAAAATGCCTGAATTAAGCGAATCTATTGACTTTGATCCAGAAGGAAGTATGTTTTGTGCCTATTCTTCCAATATTGATGCCTTAGCAACATTTGCTTTAGGTTTTAAGGAGTTTTGCGACGATTCTGAGTCTATGATAGACTTGTTTAGTCGAGCAGAGTTAGATTAG
- a CDS encoding DUF6707 family protein, giving the protein MKLIEVFELVENHSDLKPYVEKILKKYKKTNCSYLESLNHLAYLLYLHGQKELAKKLLDILLQIPFEGDYNSWTFVESSIVLLAYMEKQTENQVSIYQNLLLSPLDSGEESTRKIRRRVHQRFLNGDTLEQKLAKIEQASTFTSEIEWRLLYLADLLKLQLFSAESTLDEADIQSKIEEQIERLQSFIKEQGIVSLFPFKG; this is encoded by the coding sequence ATGAAGCTGATAGAAGTATTTGAGCTAGTGGAAAATCATTCTGATTTAAAACCCTATGTAGAAAAAATATTAAAAAAGTACAAGAAGACCAACTGTTCCTATCTTGAGTCTCTTAATCACCTTGCTTATTTACTCTATCTACATGGTCAAAAAGAACTAGCTAAAAAGTTGTTAGATATTTTGCTACAAATTCCCTTTGAAGGAGATTATAATAGTTGGACCTTTGTTGAGAGTTCGATAGTCTTGTTGGCCTATATGGAAAAGCAGACGGAAAATCAGGTGTCCATCTATCAAAATCTCCTTTTAAGTCCACTAGATTCTGGGGAGGAATCAACTAGAAAAATAAGAAGGAGAGTACATCAGAGATTTTTGAATGGTGATACTTTGGAACAAAAGCTTGCAAAAATCGAGCAAGCTTCGACCTTTACATCTGAAATTGAATGGCGCTTACTTTACTTAGCAGACTTGTTAAAACTTCAGTTGTTTAGTGCGGAATCAACTCTGGACGAGGCGGATATCCAGTCTAAAATAGAAGAACAAATCGAAAGATTACAAAGCTTTATCAAGGAGCAAGGTATTGTTAGCCTTTTCCCTTTTAAGGGATGA